The genomic region AAGCAACTGTTGGTATGTCTGAAGCACAGGTAATGCATGCAAAAGCTGATGCTAACGAGCGTCAGGGACTTGTAGAAGCGAATATCATCGAGAAAAAAGCACGTGCTGAAGCGGCCGGTATGGAAGCCAAAGCAGATGCCAAACGTAAAGATGGACTTGCCGAAGCCGATGTAATTAAAGAGAAAGCGATAGCTGATGCTTCAGGAATCGAGGAAAAAGCTGCTGCAATGAAGAAACTGGATGGTGTTGGAAAAGAACACGAAGAGTTCAAATTAAGACTGAACAAAGATCTTCAGGTAGACCTTGCCAATATCAATATTCAGAAGGAGATAGCAGATGCACAGGCGCAGGTAATTGGAGATGCGTTGAAAGCTGCTAAGATCGATATCGTTGGAGGAGAAACTATGTTCTTCGATCAAATCGTGGGTCAGATTACCAGAGGTAAAGGATACGATAGACTTGTGCAAAACTCTACGAACATCCAGGACGTAAAAACTGCCATTCTTGGTAGTGAAGATGTAAAAGGGAATCTGCTTGAAAAAGTAAGAGACTTCGCTTCTAAATATGGAGTAAGTACCGAGGATATTAAAAACCTTAGTATTGCCTCTCTTATTACAGATCTTAAAATAAAATCTGATGATAAGGAAGAGCAAACCATGCTCGGCAATCTTCTGAACCTGGCGAAAGGCCTGGGAATTCAGGATAAACCGATCTCAAAACTTAGATAAATGGAAATGCCGGTGCCTGGCACCGGCTTCTTTTTTAATCTACATCAATTACATCACAAACTTCAGGAAGAGAACATGGCAAAGGAACCCATAAAGGAAGAGAATGCGCAAAAACTGGATGTTGGTACCTACGAGGTGATCCAGGGCAGACTGCAAAAGCAAAAAACTGAGTTACAATCCCGACTTCAGAAATTAAATGAAGAGCGGCAGAAAGTTTTTGGTTCTTTGGAAACAAGGCTTATCGCCAATGACCGCATCAATACCGAAAACAACTGTATCGCGAGGGACATCGTTTCGCTTGGCAATACCTGCATTTTTGGTTACAATGTGCATTTTGGTTTGCGTACAGAAATTTCTTTGAACGATGTGATGAGTATTTACAGGTTTGAGAATAATTCTTTTGAAGCCATCGATACAGATCTACTGAAAAACGATGTTTTCGAATCTGATTTCAAAAATCTTTACAAGTATTACAGAAACACCATTTTCTCCAAATTCGCTGTAATTGGAAACTATCTTTATATGGTTTTCCGGTTAAGTGAGAGTGTAACCGATATTAAGACCTTCAAATGGCTTATTAAAGATGAAGGTTTGCAATATGTGGACAGTCGTAGTGACCACGAATACAAACTACCCTCACAACATGAATTCAACTGGCAGGAAGTATCCAGGGATCAACACAGGCAGGGAGTTCATGCGCATGTTTCTATTCTGGATCGTGTTTTTGTAGAGACAATTGGCGGTGATCTTACGATCAAGATCGAGGATAATACCAATGATGGAAAAGGAATCTTTTCCGAAGAAGTAGAGCACCGGGATCAAACGCTGGATGACGCACAGTATAGATTTGCAAATCTTGGTAACCTGATAATTCTTGAGATTAAACCATTTCAGGAAGGTCCGCGTTATTTTGTGTACAATCATAAACTTCGGGAAGTTCAAAAGATCAGCAGTATCAAGGATACCTGTGTATTGTTACCAGACGACCAGGGAATAATTTTCCCAACCGGGTATTACTTACAAACCGGGGAATATCATTTGTTCGATCATAGCATTCCGAATCTAAGATTTCAGGAAAAGATAAGTTCTCCAAATGGCGAGGATTTTCTGTACGTATTCTACGCTCCGGAAAACGGACTCTACAACCTGATGAGTTATAATGTGATCTCCCAGGAAATCCAGACTCCCATTATTTGCAATGGTTTTACCATCCTTGAAAAAGGTGAACTATGCTATTTCAAGAACGAAAATGAACAAACCAAACACCATGTGATCCAGATCTGGCAAACGCCATATCTTAAAGGTGATTTTATGCCTTCCAGTCATGAGGATAGCATGTTATATAAGATCGGGAACAAGGATATCGTAAAAGCAATGGCTGAGGTAAACGGACTCGTAAATCTTCTAAATAAAGAGGATAATTATGATGGTTTGTATGCAGATCTTTCCAAGCGTTCCAAGGATATTCTGGATGCTTATTACTGGCTGAAAGAAGAGGAAACTCAGCTTCTAAATGAGCCACTTCGGGAAATCAACCAGGCTGCAAATGCTGCGATGGATGAATTTCAAAAAGTGCTGGAACTCAAAAAGAATGCCAGGCAGAAAACTAACGAAATAGGGAGAGAAGCGGAGCAGATCTTTAATAAGATAAAAAGTTCAGGTTTTCGAAATATCAATGATTTCGTAATTGCATTGACGCAGCTCAGGTCATTAAGAGGAGAAGCGATAAGTCTTAAAGAAGTACGTTATGTAGATGAACAATTCATTGAAAACCTTGAAGAGCAGATAGCGGAGCAAACTACAAAGATCTCACGAAGATGCGTGGATTTCTTGCTGGATGAGAAAGCTCTGAATCCATATCATAAAGCAGTAAGTGATAAGGAAGAGCAATTATCTGAAATCAAAAAGGTAGTTGATGCCCGGAAACTGGAGGAAGAAGTCAACAAAATTTCTGAGGATCTTGAATTATTAATTGATATTGTTTCAAATCTTGAAATAGAGGATACTTCGCATTCTACCAAGATTATCAATAATATTTCACTGATTTTTTCTTCGATCAACCAGTTAAAAGCAGAGATCAGGAAAAAACGAAAGTCTCTTGGAAGTGCAGAAGCTCAAGCCGACTTTGCCGCGCAATTGAAGCTTATCGATCAAAGTATCATCAACTACCTGGATATCGCCGATACTCCGGAAAAATGTGATGATTTTCAAACCAGGATTTCTATTCAGCTGGAAGAATTGGAAGGTAAGTTTGCCGATTATGAGGAATTTATTGAGCTGATTATTGAAAAAAGGGAAGAAGTTTATAATGCTTTTGAAGCGCGTAAGAATACACTCGTAGAAAAACGGAATAAACGTGCGGTAACTTTACAAAATTCCGCAGAAAGAATTCTGAAAGGTGTGCGTAAGAAATCTGAATCCTTTGATGAGGTTTCTGAGATCAATGCTTATTTCGCATCAGATATCCTGGTGAACAAAGCCAGAGATATTGCCTCGCAATTACAGGAAATGGACGACAGTGGTAAGGCTGAAGAGATACAGTCTATGCTGAAGTCTGCCCGCGAGGATGCTCTCCGAAAACTGAAGGATAAGAAGGAAATTTACGAGGATGGCGATACGATCATCAAGCTTGGAAAGCACAAATTTGGCGTTAATAAACAGGAGCTTGATCTTACGATCTTATTCGTGGACGATGCTTTGCATTATCATATTACTGGGACAGATTTCTACCAGAAGATTGAGAACGAAACACTTGTAAAATCTGAACAATACTGGAGTCAGGATTATATTTCAGAAAATAAGAATATATACCGAGCCGGTTTTCTTGCTTATAAATTATTCCGAAGATTTGGTGAAGAACTAAAGGACCATACGGAGGAAGATTTGATCAGGCTGGTGCAGGAGGAAAGCAGTAAAGATTATTCTGAAGGATACGTGAAAGGAATTCATGATCTGGATGCGGCAAAAATACTTTCTGTGCTTCTGGAAAAGCATGAGTCTTTGGATCTGCTTCGGTTTCACCCCGTAATCAGGTCCTGCGCACAATTCTTCTGGAAATTTTCTTCTTCGGAAATCCGGTCAAATTTAGATCAGAATATAAAAGCCGCAGGAGAAGTATTGCAGGTATTTCCAAATTCCAGAGAATACCAGTCTTTGCTGAAAATACTAACCAAAGAGATTTATGAATTTGGACAGGTTTCAGGAATATTTGAACCAGAACTGGCTTCTGAAGTTGCTGAATATTTGTTTGAGGAATTGCAAAATGATGATGATTTTCAAAAAAGCGGAATAGCGATAGGGATCAAAGAAGATTTCCTGAATATGCTGAAGTCTGAAAATGCCGATCTAAAATTTAAAGATAGTCTCAAAAGCCTGAGTTCAAATCAGGCAAAAGTAGCCTTGATCGAGCAGTGGTTGAAAGCATTTTTGCAAAGTAAGTTAGATGAGCAAACGAGCTTGAAAAGCAAGTATGTAAGCGAGGCAGCAGCGCTTATACTTTTTGAAGACGAATCTGTTTTAAATACAAAATTTACTTCACCATCTCAGCGCATTGAGAACTTAAGAGGTGAACATCGGCTGGTTCAAGCAGGAGTTTTCGATTTTAACTATCATGATTTTATATCGACTTACAAGCGCTATTTTGAGATTGATGTTCCGGCTTACCAGGAATTTAGAAAAGCTAGGCATGAAGTGACTCTTCAGCTCAAAGAAGATCTAAAACTTGAAGAATTCAAGCCAGGAACACTAAATTCTTTCGTTCGAAATAAATTGATCGATCAGGTTTATTTTCCTCTATTTGGAGATAACCTGGCCAAACAGCTGGGCACCGTTGGAGATCAAAAAAGAACAGATCGAATGGGATTGTTGTTGCTTATTTCTCCTCCAGGTTATGGAAAAACTACCTTGATGGAATATATCGCCAACAGGCTTGGACTGGTTTTTATGAAGATCAATGGCCCGGCGATTGGTCATGATGTAACTTCAGTAGACCCATCTTCAGCTACAAATTCGGCAGCCCGGGAAGAGCTTAAAAAACTGAACCTTGCTTTTGAAATGGGTAATAATGTAATGCTGTATCTTGACGATATTCAGCATTGTAATCCTGAATTCCTTCAGAAGTTTATATCTCTTTCCGACGGAACCAGGAAAATTGAAGGGATTTATAATGGTAGATCCAGAACCTATGATATGCGTGGGAAGAAATTCTGCGTGATCATGGCCGGGAATCCTTATACAGAAAGCGGCGAGAAGTTTCGAATCCCAGATATGCTGGCGAACCGTGCAGATATCTACAACCTTGGTGATATTATTGGTGATAGCGCTCACCTGTTCAGGTTAAGTTTGATCGAAAATTCATTAACCTCTAATCCTGTTCTACATCAGCTTAGTAGCAAGAACTTTGATGATGTTTATAGATTACTGGATAGAATCGAGAATAATAACCAGGAAGTACAGCTGGAAGGAAATTACTCGAACCAGGAAGTACAGGAATACGTGTCGGTTCTGGAAAAGGTCATACAAATACGGAACAGTGTTCTAAAGGTAAATGCAGCGTATATAAAGAGTGCGGCGATGGAAGATGAATATCGAACAGAACCATCGTTCAAATTACAGGGTTCCTATCGTGATATGAACAAACTGGTGGCAAAAGTGGTTCCGGTAATGAATGATGCGGAACTGCAAACGCTCATTCTGTCGCATTATGAAAGTGAATCTCAAACGCTTACTTCAGCTGCGGAAGCAAACTTGTTAAAGTACAAAGATCTTATTGGTAGTTTGAATGATGAGGAACGGAGAAGATGGACTACAATACAAAAAACTTTTCAGAAGAATAATAAGCTAAAAGGTTTTGGGAACAAAAATGAGATGGCGCAATTGCTTTCTCAAATGATGGATTTCACCGATAATCTGGAAGGAATCAGACAGGTGTTGCAAAATGGATTTAATAAATAAAAGTGTCAATTGCTGAGAATTTAAATAAACAATTGTTAATTAAAATCGGTCTTTATAGTTAAAGTGTGGATACAGTTAAGATATAGTTTCTTTGAGTCAAGTTGGATGTGGGTAGGTCGATATAGAATGATACATTCGTCTCAATCTTAATAAAAACTTAAAATTATATTATGAAGAAGACTTACCTACAAAACTTCTCACTTATCGCTTTATCTGCTGCTTTTCTGGGGCTAGGATCCTGTTCGAATGATTCTGCAGAATCTATGGATACTGATAGTATGAATCCAAGTGCAACTTCATTCGAGCTTGCGCATAATGAGAATGATTTCGTACAACTATCTGGACAGAAAGGTGCATTTGAAAATGGATTGAAGACAACTACTGCTCCAGGTGATGATCGAGGGAGATATAATATCAGTCTAAGGTATTTAGTACCACCAACTGAAAGACAGCAGGATGTTTTTGAATCTGCTGCCGCAAGATGGGAAAGAATTATAATTAAAGATGTACCATCGATTACTGGTACAATTCCTTCAGCTTTCTCAGGTGTGCCGCCAATTGTCGAGAATGGAACTATTGATGATATCGTAATTGAAGTGGTGATCGATTCCATTGACGGACCAGGAAAAATTCTTGGACAGGCAGGACCAAGGTTTACCAGGAATTCAGATGGACTAACGGTAACTGGTTTGATGTTCTTTGATGAAGCAGATCTTGACACTCTTGACAGACTGGATCTATTTGAAAACGTCATCGTACATGAAATGGGACACGTATTAGGTATCGGAACACTTTGGGGTAGAAAAGGATTGCTTGCAGGAACAGCCGCTGAGCCTTATTTCGCAGGTCGTAAAGCGAATGTATTCTGGAATGCTGAAGGAGGAGTTGGAGAACTTCCAATAGAAAATACAGGTGGCCCAGGAACTGCTTACGGTCACTGGAGAGAATCCATCCTTAGAAATGAGCTAATGACTGGTTATATAAATCTTGGAGAGAATCCTCTAAGTAGAATTACTGCTGGTTCATTAAAAGATCTTGGATATGGAGCTGCATCTATAGGAGAAACTTATGACCTTGTGAAAGGAGCGCCAGGAGTAGATCTTGATGATTTAAATACAACATCTAAAGAAGGTCTCTACATAGCTAAGATGGAAGAAGTTCTTCTACCAATTGGTGTTATTGAAGATAACTAATATTTAAAATTACTATTGTGGTTTTTGAAAAATCCTGCCGCCGGCAGGATTTTTCACTTTATAAGTTAATCCAAGCGAAATTTAATTTTCAGTTTTCAATTAAATGACAGAACTTTCGAAGTTCTAACCAAACCAACTTTTTATGGCCTCAGGATTTTTTGCTTTACTGGATGATATTGCTACGTTGATGGATGATGTTGCGGTAATGAGTAAGGTTGCCGGAAAGAAAACAGCAGGATTACTAGGTGATGACCTTGCTGTAAACGCAGAAAAAGCCAGCGGATTTATTTCTGATAGAGAATTGCCGGTTTTATGGGCGATCACTAAAGGTTCCCTTTTAAATAAGCTCATTATTCTACCAGTGGCATTTTTACTTAGTGCCTTTGTTCCGGTGGCCATAAAGATCATACTCCTTATTGGGGGATTATACCTGGCTTATGAAGGAGCAGAGAAGATTCATGAATACTTGTTTCCTCACAAACATGCAAAATCGACACCTGTTCCAGAAAATCTTTCAAAAGAACAGATGTTAGAACGAGAAGACGAGAAAGTAAAATCGGCTATACTTACAGATTTTATACTTTCTGTAGAGATTGTAATTATTGCTTTAGGAACCGTAAGCGGAGAGGAGTTGCCAACTCAAATTGGAGTAGTAAGTGTTATTGCACTTGTAGCTACTGTTGGTGTTTATGGAGTAGTCGCTCTAATTGTAAGAATGGACGAATTCGGAGCGAAGCTTATTAATATGAATGAGCAAACAGACAGTTTTTCAGATAAAGTAGGGCAATTTTTAGTGAATGCACTACCATGGGTGATCAAAGGACTGGCGCTAATTGGTACGATAGCATTGATGCTGGTATCTGGAGGGATCTTCGTACATAATCTGGAATTTATTCATGATCTGGTGCATTCTTTACCTACCATTCTAGGAGAATTCTTAGTTGGACTGGTTGTAGGAGCAATAGTTTTACCTCTAGTTGGATTGGGGAAAAAGATATGGAAGTCGGTTTCTAACAAATAGGAGCGTGTACATTGTCTTTGTTTTGAGCTGAAGGGTTTATTTGTCTTTTAAAATGAATAACAGCTAGAATCTCATAGAAGTATTTCTATAGCCCACAACTATATTTATCTGTGAAAAATAAAAAACCATGGCCAACCAAAAAAGCAATGGAGCAGGTGTATGCTATGAACTTATGGGGGGAAGGAGAAACTGCTTTTTACTCCGGAAATGGTTCACATGATGAGGTTCTGGTGAAGCCATACATAGAAGTTGTTGGAAATTTTTTAAAGACACATCGCAGCAACCTTAGTGTTTGTGATCTTGGTTGCGGTGATTTTAATATTGGAAGGCAGCTGCTGGAGTATGCAAAGCATTATATAGCTGTAGATATCGTTCCAGCTTTGATAAACAACAATAAGACTCGTTTTAGGTTTGATCATCTGGAGTTTCGATGTCTTAACATCGCGGAAGATGAGCTTCCGGAAGGAGATGTGGTGATTCTGAGACAGGTTTTGCAGCATTTATCCAATTCTGAAGTGCGAAGTGTGCTTAATAAGATTAGAGCTTATAATTATCTATTATTAACGGAGCATCATCCTGAATCAGATTTTATTCCGAATAAGGATATTATTTCTGGTCAGGGGATAAGATTAAAGAAGAATAGTGGTCTGGAAATTACTAAATCGCCTTTCAATTTTAAATTTGAAACCAGAATGGAGCTTCTATCGATTCCAGATCCAAATGGAAAAGGTCTTATAAAAACTACTCTTTACCGAGTGCAGTAAAAATAATAGAAGATTGCCCTTTTCGAGGCCCTGATAGAAAATCTTGGGTAAAATCGTTTATTCGCTCTCAAGTATTTTAATAATCTAAAACCAAGATTACTTCACAATTTGGAATTCGATATTTAGGGTCTGATAATCAATAAGTTGGATAGAAGATAATCGGAATTACACGTAAAATCTGAGTAGAATGGGAAAGAAAGGAATTACTATACCAGGAACAAATGTAAGGTTGCTTCGGAAAGTAGGATTGAGCGAGTAGTAACAAGTTGTTTAACTCGCTCAATTATCTTTTGAAATTCTGTTTATCTGAAGGCTTTCAGATTAGGATTCAAGTCCTGGGATAGGGCTGAACTTACCATTAGTGGATTTCCCAAGAATGATCACATCTTTGATATCGCGGTACTCTTCAATCGCCAATTTTAGTTGATCTACTGTATCCCGGCGTACTTTAACTCCTCCTGTTTTTTTATTTTTGTTTCTAACTTCAATATAATAACCGTCTCTGAGATCTTTCGGTTTTGTAGAAGGTCTGCCCATAATAATTTTGATTATTCGAGATTAAATTAATTTAGTGATACGTATGTAAAACTAAATAGTTATAAACTAGCAACTTGAGTGAATATATAAAATTCAGATCAATTATTCAGCATTGATTTTCAAACAATAAATTAGCGGCTTGAATTGCTAAATATATGAACGCCAACCAATGTTAATAGCAATAACTACATTATTCTATAATTAGGCAAAGGTAAGGAGTCTAAAAATTTATTAGATGAAAATTGCAAAATTTTTACTCAAATAATTCAGAACTTTTCAATTTTTATCCCATAATCTCCTTTAAAGTCAGAATTTAATTTGGAGAATTCCACTTTTTGAAGATTTTCAAAACAAGATAATTTGATTCAGGTCATTCAGAGCGAGCAGAATTTCAGAAACGTCAATTTCCTTAGCATGAAAAATTATAGAGAAAGTTATATCTCTATGAGGCGAACGGAAAAAATATGCAATATCAACTTATTCAACAGGAATAAATTTCGGCTTTTGTATCAACAATTTGACTCATGATAATATAAAAAAGCTCCATACATCCTAATAAAATGTATGGAGCTGTCTATTATATAGTTTAAAAATTAGCTTACCAGTTCAAGTTTTTTCCCGGCAACTTTTTCGCTAAACTGATTGCTGGTGTTCTTTTCTCCTCCAGCTTTCAAGGCCTTTTCTCCCGCAAAGAAACTTTTGTGATCATCTCCATGGTCAGATCCTGCCATTCTCTGGTGTTTAACGCAGGATACACCTTTTCTGATCTCTTGTCGCTGTACACCTTCTACATAGGCTAACATCCCTTCTTCGGAAAAATATCCTTTTGTAAGATCATTCGTATGTAAAGCAGTAGTATGATATGTTGGTAGCGTGATCAAATGATGGAAAACCCCGGCTTCTTTAGCGGCATCCTTTTGAAATGTTCTGATCTTCTCGTCTGCACGATGGCATAATTCAGATCCATCATATTCTGAAGCCATCAGGTTATTTCTATCGTAAGCAGTCATATTTTCACCTTCTGCAAGCATTTCTTCATAGGCCTGGTTTCTGAAGTTCAATGTCCAATTAAAGGAAGGGGAATTATTATAAACCAGTTTTGCATTTGGAACAACCTCTCTTACACGGTTTACCATATAGGCGATCTGTTTTACATTAGGAGTTGGTGTTTCTATCCATAATAGATCTGCGCCATGCTGCAAACTAGTAATACAATCCAGAACAACCCTGTCTATATTAGATCCTTCCTTGAATTGATATAATCCGTTTGGTAATCGAACAGGACGTACCAGCTTTCCATTTCTTTTAAGAAGGACATCGTCTTCTTTTGCTTCACTGATATCAATGCTATCAGCTTCCACAAAAAGCAAGGTATTTTGAAGCCAGATCTCCTGGTTCATTACTTATCGGTAACTTCTGAGTTAGACCGGCACCTTCAGAATCTGTGCGGGCTACGATCACTCCATCTTCCATTCCCAATTCGAGAAATGCATATCTTACGGCGTTGAGCTTGGCTATAAAATCTTCATGAAGCACAGTTACTTTTCCATCCTGATGTCCGCATTGTTTTGCATCTGATTTTTCTTGCTATTCCAGAATACTTGGCATGACTAAAAAAACTTTTCTAGATTCTAAGGTGGTAATATCAGAACCTTGAACTTAATTTTGACTTTTCATTTAGAAAAATTTGGTATAAAGTTCATAGTTTGAGAATTTTTAATGAATCAAAATTAAAACTATGGGAAAGGAAAAACTTAAAAGGTCATTAGGCTTTTGGGACATTTTGATGTTTGGAGTAGGAGGTATAGTTGGTGCTGGAATATATGCAATTATTGGTCAGGCTGCCGGTTTAAGTGGAAATATGCTTTGGGCCAGCTTTGCAATAGCTGCGTTAGTTGCTCTTCTTACGGGGCTATCTTATGCTGAATTCGTAAGCAGGTTTCCTGATGCCGGGGGAAGTTTTGAATATATTAAACAGGGCATGAACGAAAAGACGGCTTTAATCATGGCCTTTTTCATAGCTTTTACTGGTATAGTTGCACCCGCTGCAATAGCAATTAGTTTTGCGGAATATCTGAGCAGATTAGTGGAAATTCCAAATTGGATCTCAGTTATTACCATCGTAGTTGCCATGGCTCTCTTTAATATTATTGGATCAAAAGTAAGCTCTTATTTCAACAAATTTGCTACCATAGTTACTTTGCTCGGTTTAGGTCTGGTTATAGGTTTTTGTATTCCAGATTGGAGCAGCGTAAGTTATTTTAAAATGGGAGAGAACGGTTTCAACGGTATTTTAGCCGGTGCAGCCCTTATATTTTTCAGTTACGTTGGTTTCGAAGATCTAGTAAAACTTGCTGAGGAAACAAAAGATGCAAAAAAAGTGCTGCCAAAAGGAGTCCTTTTAAGCGGAATTATAGTGTTCTTACTATATGTCATGATCGCTATAAGTGCTATTAGCACATTCAGTGCTGAGCAATTATCCCAGAAGGATGGACCATTAGCTGCCATTATTGAATCTCAGTGGTCAACGATTGGTGGAACCATTATAGTAATAGTAGCACTTTTTGCTACTAGCAAAACGATCTTGAGTAACATTCTAGGAACATCAAGGGTTCTGTATGATGTGGCGCGGGATAGTGATATTATATGGCTTAAGAAATTTACCACTCTTAACGGAATGGGCGAGAAGACACCGAATTATGCGATTGTAGCTGTGGCTGTGATGACTATTATTTTTGGTTTAATTGGTAATTTAAAAGTCGTAGCTTCCATTAGTAATATATTTGTATTCTGTCTTTTCGGAATGGTAAATATTGCTTTACTAAGATTCCGTAATAAAAATAAAGTACTGGACGAGAAAGGGATTTTCAAAATCCCGTTGAATATTAATAATATTCCTATTCCCACCGTCATTGCATTAGTGACCATATTGATT from Christiangramia sp. OXR-203 harbors:
- a CDS encoding DNA repair ATPase: MAKEPIKEENAQKLDVGTYEVIQGRLQKQKTELQSRLQKLNEERQKVFGSLETRLIANDRINTENNCIARDIVSLGNTCIFGYNVHFGLRTEISLNDVMSIYRFENNSFEAIDTDLLKNDVFESDFKNLYKYYRNTIFSKFAVIGNYLYMVFRLSESVTDIKTFKWLIKDEGLQYVDSRSDHEYKLPSQHEFNWQEVSRDQHRQGVHAHVSILDRVFVETIGGDLTIKIEDNTNDGKGIFSEEVEHRDQTLDDAQYRFANLGNLIILEIKPFQEGPRYFVYNHKLREVQKISSIKDTCVLLPDDQGIIFPTGYYLQTGEYHLFDHSIPNLRFQEKISSPNGEDFLYVFYAPENGLYNLMSYNVISQEIQTPIICNGFTILEKGELCYFKNENEQTKHHVIQIWQTPYLKGDFMPSSHEDSMLYKIGNKDIVKAMAEVNGLVNLLNKEDNYDGLYADLSKRSKDILDAYYWLKEEETQLLNEPLREINQAANAAMDEFQKVLELKKNARQKTNEIGREAEQIFNKIKSSGFRNINDFVIALTQLRSLRGEAISLKEVRYVDEQFIENLEEQIAEQTTKISRRCVDFLLDEKALNPYHKAVSDKEEQLSEIKKVVDARKLEEEVNKISEDLELLIDIVSNLEIEDTSHSTKIINNISLIFSSINQLKAEIRKKRKSLGSAEAQADFAAQLKLIDQSIINYLDIADTPEKCDDFQTRISIQLEELEGKFADYEEFIELIIEKREEVYNAFEARKNTLVEKRNKRAVTLQNSAERILKGVRKKSESFDEVSEINAYFASDILVNKARDIASQLQEMDDSGKAEEIQSMLKSAREDALRKLKDKKEIYEDGDTIIKLGKHKFGVNKQELDLTILFVDDALHYHITGTDFYQKIENETLVKSEQYWSQDYISENKNIYRAGFLAYKLFRRFGEELKDHTEEDLIRLVQEESSKDYSEGYVKGIHDLDAAKILSVLLEKHESLDLLRFHPVIRSCAQFFWKFSSSEIRSNLDQNIKAAGEVLQVFPNSREYQSLLKILTKEIYEFGQVSGIFEPELASEVAEYLFEELQNDDDFQKSGIAIGIKEDFLNMLKSENADLKFKDSLKSLSSNQAKVALIEQWLKAFLQSKLDEQTSLKSKYVSEAAALILFEDESVLNTKFTSPSQRIENLRGEHRLVQAGVFDFNYHDFISTYKRYFEIDVPAYQEFRKARHEVTLQLKEDLKLEEFKPGTLNSFVRNKLIDQVYFPLFGDNLAKQLGTVGDQKRTDRMGLLLLISPPGYGKTTLMEYIANRLGLVFMKINGPAIGHDVTSVDPSSATNSAAREELKKLNLAFEMGNNVMLYLDDIQHCNPEFLQKFISLSDGTRKIEGIYNGRSRTYDMRGKKFCVIMAGNPYTESGEKFRIPDMLANRADIYNLGDIIGDSAHLFRLSLIENSLTSNPVLHQLSSKNFDDVYRLLDRIENNNQEVQLEGNYSNQEVQEYVSVLEKVIQIRNSVLKVNAAYIKSAAMEDEYRTEPSFKLQGSYRDMNKLVAKVVPVMNDAELQTLILSHYESESQTLTSAAEANLLKYKDLIGSLNDEERRRWTTIQKTFQKNNKLKGFGNKNEMAQLLSQMMDFTDNLEGIRQVLQNGFNK
- a CDS encoding class I SAM-dependent methyltransferase; this translates as MKNKKPWPTKKAMEQVYAMNLWGEGETAFYSGNGSHDEVLVKPYIEVVGNFLKTHRSNLSVCDLGCGDFNIGRQLLEYAKHYIAVDIVPALINNNKTRFRFDHLEFRCLNIAEDELPEGDVVILRQVLQHLSNSEVRSVLNKIRAYNYLLLTEHHPESDFIPNKDIISGQGIRLKKNSGLEITKSPFNFKFETRMELLSIPDPNGKGLIKTTLYRVQ
- a CDS encoding leishmanolysin-related zinc metalloendopeptidase yields the protein MKKTYLQNFSLIALSAAFLGLGSCSNDSAESMDTDSMNPSATSFELAHNENDFVQLSGQKGAFENGLKTTTAPGDDRGRYNISLRYLVPPTERQQDVFESAAARWERIIIKDVPSITGTIPSAFSGVPPIVENGTIDDIVIEVVIDSIDGPGKILGQAGPRFTRNSDGLTVTGLMFFDEADLDTLDRLDLFENVIVHEMGHVLGIGTLWGRKGLLAGTAAEPYFAGRKANVFWNAEGGVGELPIENTGGPGTAYGHWRESILRNELMTGYINLGENPLSRITAGSLKDLGYGAASIGETYDLVKGAPGVDLDDLNTTSKEGLYIAKMEEVLLPIGVIEDN
- a CDS encoding APC family permease, which gives rise to MGKEKLKRSLGFWDILMFGVGGIVGAGIYAIIGQAAGLSGNMLWASFAIAALVALLTGLSYAEFVSRFPDAGGSFEYIKQGMNEKTALIMAFFIAFTGIVAPAAIAISFAEYLSRLVEIPNWISVITIVVAMALFNIIGSKVSSYFNKFATIVTLLGLGLVIGFCIPDWSSVSYFKMGENGFNGILAGAALIFFSYVGFEDLVKLAEETKDAKKVLPKGVLLSGIIVFLLYVMIAISAISTFSAEQLSQKDGPLAAIIESQWSTIGGTIIVIVALFATSKTILSNILGTSRVLYDVARDSDIIWLKKFTTLNGMGEKTPNYAIVAVAVMTIIFGLIGNLKVVASISNIFVFCLFGMVNIALLRFRNKNKVLDEKGIFKIPLNINNIPIPTVIALVTILILFTFNIYNLFQGTA
- a CDS encoding DUF808 domain-containing protein, with the translated sequence MASGFFALLDDIATLMDDVAVMSKVAGKKTAGLLGDDLAVNAEKASGFISDRELPVLWAITKGSLLNKLIILPVAFLLSAFVPVAIKIILLIGGLYLAYEGAEKIHEYLFPHKHAKSTPVPENLSKEQMLEREDEKVKSAILTDFILSVEIVIIALGTVSGEELPTQIGVVSVIALVATVGVYGVVALIVRMDEFGAKLINMNEQTDSFSDKVGQFLVNALPWVIKGLALIGTIALMLVSGGIFVHNLEFIHDLVHSLPTILGEFLVGLVVGAIVLPLVGLGKKIWKSVSNK